The following nucleotide sequence is from Scleropages formosus chromosome 4, fSclFor1.1, whole genome shotgun sequence.
aagtatgtgtatttattatcaGCTAGAGTAAATGAAGTTGAAATTGGATATGAGATGGATATGTTATCTGGGAATTGGTGatacttttttaatgtaaaacaggAGAAGCCATACTGATATGGTTGTTTGGGATGTGGCCTTTTGTATTGTAATTTAATCTCTCTCTTTCCTTATGCAGCATGTCTCACCACTTATAGGCAGATTTGTTCCCTTTGCTGCTGTAGCTGCTGCCAACTGCATCAATATCCCCCTGATGAGACAAAGGTAAGCTTGACgaaagcagaaaaaacactTGCATCTGttatttctttcaaaataattgtacacatttttttatgtgcaCTTGAATTTATGTGATCATAAAGTACAGCTTTGGCTGGTATACCTGCATAATTGTGAATTTTCTGTTTACTCATCCTTTGCGTTTTATAGAGAGTTGAAGTACGGCATTCCGATAACAGACGACAATGACAACCGGTTAGGGGAATCTAAACACGCGGCCCAGCAGGCCATAACACAGGTGGTTGTGTCCAGAATTCTCATGGCTGCCCCTGGCATGGGTTAGTGCACATTTACAGTCCTGTTTTCCTATCACGAAGAAAATCATGTTTGTAAGAAATTAGAATCTAATTGACATTATAaaccttgtttttattttaccctGGAATTCAAAGTGTATGTCCTATATTTGTAACTTGAGTATATTTGTAAAGCCAAGGAATATGTAGATATCAGATTAGGAAAgattgaaaaaaagaaactatttcGGCAccttatttctgttttacttcaataacagtatatttttcttttgctctgttCTTTAGGTAGCATGATTGTTCAGAACATTTACTTGTCAGttgttggtttgagtcccactcccTTCtaatgctgtagtacctttcagcaaaGTTCTCGCCATGAACtgttcagtaaaaatatccagctgtataactagGTCAAATGGTGAAAGTTGCAAGAAGGCATCAACTGAGCAATGactgaataattaataactTTGAGCAGATTACGCTTgattattttcataataatattCCGTACAAGTATAAAGTTCCAATACTATACGAGTggctgagagagtgtgtgctttttttttttgttttcagctgttcttgGTATAATGGAATCTTATTAAAATAAGTCATGCTATATAGATGTGCATCAAGATGTAAACCACAGAGAAGGATGTCATGGTCATCTTTGCTCTTTAAGAGTTCTTGAATTGAGTCAGTCTTTGTATTATTAACATTGTTGCATTGTATTTTCCTAATTTCTTCAGCTATTCCACCCTTCTTAATGAACACACTGGAAAAGAAAGCCTTTCTGAAGGTGATTgtaatatttgcagttttttttttttctttcttcaataTGTATcttaactgaaaaatatgtgaacAGGTGACTTTCTCAGTAACCCAGCTTTTAAAGATGTGTACTTGAAGTATGTGAGAACTGGGTTTGGTTTTATGCAGAGCAGTGGCTTCCTATAGACATCAGTGCATTGATGGGAACTAAAATGGTTTGACTTTTTAGTGTCAGGATGGTGTGGCTTTTGACTAGTGCAATCATTGGAGTTTTCAGGGATGGTGAACCAGAATAAACCTTGGAGAGAACTCCCTTAGAtacagaaacactttttttaattccctcttgctaagcacaaagaaaaatgcCTAGTACCTCACAAGATAACTGTGTTCtttatttccagaaatttccatgGATGAGTGCACCCATTCAGGTTGGATTGGTAGGATTCTGGTGAGTAATCATATAGGTTTCGGTTTTTATTCATTGTACATAAAATAACCACTTTCTCAGTCTGTTTGAAAAGAGTAATTTGGAGAAACACACTTTGAGCATTTATATAAGGTCTTTCAAGTGTTTTCTACAGCAGAAGTTAGTTGAGAACTTCACTCAACTCTGTTGCCCTGAATCTGGAAATACGGAGTTACCGGAAATTCTCAATTTAACAGATTTTGGGTTATGCCAGTATTTCTGTGCTTCCCCATAATAGTTTAATATGATGtctgtcgctttggagaaaaacgtctggtaaatgaataaatgtaaatgtaatatgtcaGTATCTCTGTAGTTTGTGAGTTGTGCTACAAATGCAACGGGTAACTAgtacatatgtacatttattatttatcattttctaATCAATGATCTATAACAATTTGAAATTTGACATGTCAATTAAAAATAGGTGGCGTGCTTAAAAATATATCTATTATTTAGCAGGCTTCTGTTTCCATGTAGGCACTGTTTATGGCATTTGGATTTAACAGGCATTAAGCAATATTGGACGGACACCCCCCCCGAGTTGGTCcattaaattgaaaatttaCAAGCTGGAGTGATCATATACAACTAGTACCATCAAAGAAGTTCGAAGTACAAagtaaatttagttttaaacttaaacacatttatactgAAGGATGCCTAGAATAATACTGCAAGTCTGAAAACATAAACGTTTTGAATCCAAGTGCAATGTCCGTTACACCTCCTCCTGCTTCAGCTACAAAATCTTATAGCAATGGGCAGCTTGGCTGGATTGGGAcagcttttaatttttgttgacagccttgtcattttcattttgtacatttacgCTTTCAGCTTGGTGTTTGCCACACCGCTCTGCTGTGCACTGTTTCCACAGAAGAGGTGGGTAATTTCTGACCATCACCTTTATTGTAAAGGAAAGTGTATTTGTCTGACATTTGCGACATCAAAACCAGACAAGCACCTACAGCATCCAAAACATTGTCCCAACATATATACAGTCTGCCATCCACATTCACGGAGGTTAAGGGCATAGAACCCACCCACATAAGtggagaaattgcaaatatctCTAGGCCCCCCAAACCTTAACTCTTAATACTGCTGACCatatttaacacacaaaaaagaaaaacaatacactgtactgcaacagtatgttttatattttaggCGTCCCAGAGTGCGTAATCCGCAGTTCTTTAGCGCACTGAAACTCtttacaaaatttaactttttgtaataaatgtgtgtgtatatacttttgacagtaaataataaaatagattaataatgcatatattttatgcatttatgacttactaaacttttttacatttctttacattttctagtCTATGTGCATAGTCTGCATTTTACCCCACTAGCCCACAAAACTCcaaaaaattcccatttaattatTGATGGTACAAATAATCAAATCCACCAAAGTTAAACTTGTG
It contains:
- the LOC108934205 gene encoding sideroflexin-1 isoform X1, with the translated sequence MSSELDTNINIKEPRWDQGTFMGRAKHFFTVTDPRNILLSKEQLETARQIIQDYRQGIVSPGLTEDELWRAKYIYDSAFHPDTGEKMIVIGRMSAQVPMNMTITGCMMTFYKTTPAVVFWQWINQSFNAIVNYTNRSGDAPITVSQLGTAYVSATTGAVATALGLNALTKHVSPLIGRFVPFAAVAAANCINIPLMRQRELKYGIPITDDNDNRLGESKHAAQQAITQVVVSRILMAAPGMAIPPFLMNTLEKKAFLKKFPWMSAPIQVGLVGFCLVFATPLCCALFPQKRWVISDHHLYCKGKCICLTFATSKPDKHLQHPKHCPNIYTVCHPHSRRLRA